In the genome of Desulfatiglans sp., one region contains:
- a CDS encoding LysM peptidoglycan-binding domain-containing protein: protein MKKIKIQLFKLSLFFFVTAILYSPLSIAAEKMTHTVIKGDTLWDLCERYYGDTSVWPKLWEMNSFITNPHLLIPGDVITLYEMSELLAQPEKTVPEVPKTEKPSPVMGIDIRGIINIDKMGFYSSEKIDTWGTLFASEDKNIILSKDDTVYLIFENTKKINTGDEFSIGKVSERVIHPVTKDKSGYVFNVSGKLVIEKKTGFTMKEGVLKDKENVYQAKITEANTPINIDDIILPLRNIPGCILPESNSGNILANIVAAEQNLTLIHQYNIIYMDKGSNAGIRKGNVFEIVTTNIVKDPRPEKILKVWEEMVILPDRHFGIAMVIDTYPDSATAVVLSAPEPIEIGAYMKSVLWTEIPDYISAKANCPAQ, encoded by the coding sequence ATGAAAAAGATAAAAATCCAGTTATTCAAATTATCATTGTTCTTTTTTGTCACAGCAATACTCTATTCCCCTCTTTCCATAGCCGCTGAAAAAATGACTCATACCGTCATTAAAGGCGATACATTATGGGATTTATGCGAGCGTTACTATGGTGACACCAGCGTGTGGCCAAAATTGTGGGAAATGAACAGCTTTATTACAAACCCCCACCTTCTTATCCCAGGTGATGTAATCACCCTCTATGAGATGTCTGAGCTTTTAGCCCAACCGGAAAAAACAGTGCCGGAGGTTCCAAAGACAGAAAAACCTTCACCTGTCATGGGTATTGATATTCGTGGGATTATAAATATCGATAAAATGGGTTTTTATTCGTCTGAAAAAATAGACACATGGGGTACACTCTTTGCCAGTGAGGATAAGAATATTATCCTGAGCAAGGATGATACTGTATATTTAATTTTTGAGAATACGAAAAAAATAAATACAGGGGATGAGTTCAGCATAGGTAAGGTATCCGAGCGTGTAATACACCCTGTAACAAAGGATAAGTCAGGTTATGTTTTTAATGTCTCAGGTAAACTTGTTATTGAGAAAAAGACCGGTTTTACAATGAAGGAAGGGGTCTTGAAAGATAAGGAGAATGTTTATCAGGCAAAGATAACGGAGGCCAACACACCTATTAATATAGATGATATCATATTACCTTTAAGGAATATTCCCGGTTGCATACTTCCTGAATCAAACAGTGGAAATATCCTTGCAAATATCGTTGCTGCAGAACAAAACCTGACCCTTATACATCAATACAATATAATTTATATGGATAAGGGCAGCAATGCAGGTATAAGAAAGGGCAATGTCTTTGAAATAGTGACAACCAATATTGTGAAAGACCCACGGCCCGAAAAGATACTTAAGGTCTGGGAAGAGATGGTCATCCTTCCTGATCGTCATTTTGGCATCGCAATGGTAATTGATACGTATCCTGATAGTGCAACAGCAGTTGTTCTTTCTGCACCTGAGCCGATTGAGATAGGCGCATACATGAAAAGCGTATTATGGACAGAGATACCTGATTATATCTCAGCAAAGGCAAATTGCCCTGCCCAATAA